A region from the Bacteroidota bacterium genome encodes:
- a CDS encoding SPASM domain-containing protein, giving the protein MPFSITDSLNYASKLTPRRIWNMSKVISSYYYSMWSKKPVQWGLPISLSFEPTTSCNLRCPECPSGLRSFTRPTGMLQKDFFKETMDEVGKDLTYLIFYFQGEPYLNPDFLDMVKYANDKKIYTATSTNAHYLNDANAKKTIESGLDRLIISIDGTTQDTYEQYRIGGKLEKVLEGARNIVKWKKELKSSTPFVIFQFLVVKPNQHQIEDVKKLGKEIGVDEVAFKTAQIYDYENGSNLIPTIDYYSRYQQNNNGTYSIKNKMSNHCWKLWHSCVITWDGTVVPCCFDKDATHQLGDLKDTTFKHLWQGGKYHKFRTALLKGRGEIDICKNCTEGTKVWA; this is encoded by the coding sequence ATGCCATTTAGTATAACCGATTCACTCAATTACGCCTCTAAACTCACCCCGCGGAGAATTTGGAATATGAGTAAGGTGATATCGAGTTATTATTATAGCATGTGGAGCAAAAAACCTGTGCAGTGGGGTTTGCCAATTTCTTTATCGTTTGAACCAACTACTTCCTGTAATTTAAGATGTCCGGAATGCCCAAGTGGTTTGCGTTCATTTACCCGTCCTACCGGAATGTTGCAAAAAGATTTTTTTAAGGAGACAATGGATGAAGTTGGTAAAGATCTTACCTATCTCATTTTTTATTTTCAGGGCGAACCCTATCTCAATCCTGATTTTCTGGATATGGTGAAGTACGCAAACGATAAAAAAATATATACAGCCACTTCCACCAATGCACATTATTTGAATGATGCAAATGCAAAAAAAACAATTGAAAGCGGATTGGACCGATTAATAATTTCCATTGACGGTACTACACAAGATACCTATGAACAATATCGTATAGGAGGAAAACTCGAAAAGGTTTTGGAAGGTGCGCGCAATATTGTGAAATGGAAAAAAGAATTAAAATCGAGTACACCTTTTGTTATATTTCAATTTCTTGTTGTAAAACCAAATCAACATCAAATTGAAGACGTTAAAAAATTAGGAAAAGAAATTGGGGTGGATGAAGTTGCATTTAAAACTGCACAAATTTACGACTACGAGAATGGCTCTAATTTAATTCCTACCATTGATTATTATTCCCGTTATCAGCAAAATAATAATGGCACTTATTCCATTAAAAATAAAATGTCGAATCACTGCTGGAAATTATGGCACTCCTGCGTAATTACCTGGGACGGAACGGTAGTTCCCTGTTGTTTCGACAAAGACGCCACCCACCAACTCGGCGATCTTAAAGACACTACATTTAAACATCTGTGGCAAGGCGGAAAATATCATAAATTCAGAACAGCTTTACTTAAAGGAAGAGGGGAAATTGATATTTGTAAGAATTGCACCGAAGGAACTAAGGTTTGGGCGTAG